A genomic segment from Aegilops tauschii subsp. strangulata cultivar AL8/78 chromosome 1, Aet v6.0, whole genome shotgun sequence encodes:
- the LOC109747694 gene encoding uncharacterized protein — MRQVWPLPAKEQVLDTGKEWLFTALQAQNEDVRAMVIMLLWRTWSLRNDMLHDKPTPLPDISRTFLTSYLSSYSQAQNYGIEEIIKGKMTVGERPYRLVQEREGKKPWPKPPMGWVALSVDGSYVKETGLAGSGMILRDSEGAVIFSAYRYLFHCKDALESEISAVLEGVSLSLERSNLPIVVQSDSSIVVAALTDDSLQRSAYGHLIMEIKRLLEPRGFIPQKLERHQNVAHSLANIGRSGGSTAWWLRHVPVSISNLVLADCNTITEE, encoded by the coding sequence ATGCGCCAAGTCTGGCCATTGCCAGCAAAGGAGCAAGTTCTGGACACCGGTAAAGAGTGGTTGTTTACTGCCTTGCAGGCTCAAAATGAAGATGTACGAGCCATGGTAATCATGTTACTTTGGCGGACCTGGAGTCTACGGAATGACATGCTCCATGATAAGCCGACTCCACTGCCTGATATCTCTAGAACTTTTCTGACTAGCTACCTAAGTTCCTATAGTCAAGCTCAGAATTATGGTATCGAGGAGATCATCAAAGGAAAAATGACCGTGGGAGAGAGGCCTTACAGATTGGTTCAGGAGCGGGAAGGAAAGAAACCTTGGCCTAAACCTCCTATGGGCTGGGTGGCTCTATCAGTAGATGGTTCTTATGTTAAAGAAACTGGTTTGGCCGGCTCAGGTATGATACTAAGAGATTCAGAGGGAGCAGTCATCTTCTCAGCTTATCGTTATCTGTTCCATTGCAAAGATGCCCTAGAATCTGAAATCAGTGCTGTCTTGGAAGGAGTTTCACTCAGTTTGGAACGATCAAATCTTCCTATTGTAGTTCAGTCTGATAGCTCTATTGTGGTTGCAGCATTGACGGATGATTCACTCCAAAGATCTGCTTATGGACACCTTATAATGGAAATCAAAAGACTCCTGGAACCGCGTGGGTTTATTCCGCAGAAGCTCGAGCGTCATCAAAATGTTGCTCATAGTCTTGCTAATATTGGCCGTTCTGGAGGTAGCACCGCCTGGTGGTTGCGCCATGTCCCAGTCAGTATTTCTAACCTTGTATTAGCCGACTGTAACACTATTACCGAGGAATAA
- the LOC109747696 gene encoding heavy metal-associated isoprenylated plant protein 39, translating into MAAQKVVLRVPTMTDDKAKQKAIEAVADIYGIDSIVADLKDNKMIIIGEMDTVAIAKKLKKVGKIDIVSVGPAKEEKKEEKKEEKKEEKKEEKKEEKKEEKKEEKK; encoded by the exons ATGGCGGCCCAG AAGGTGGTGCTCAGGGTCCCGACCATGACCGACGACAAGGCCAAGCAGAAGGCCATCGAAGCGGTCGCGGATATCTACG GCATTGATTCCATAGTTGCGGATCTGAAGGACAATAAGATGATCATCATAGGCGAGATGGACACTGTGGCAATCGCAAAGAAATTAAAGAAGGTTGGGAAGATTGACATTGTGTCCGTTGGACCTGCaaaggaagaaaagaaagaagagaagaaagaagaaaagaaagaggagaaaaaagaggaaaagaaagaagagaagaaagaggagaagaaagaagagaaaaaatgA
- the LOC109747697 gene encoding pentatricopeptide repeat-containing protein At1g55630: MIRGARAPPLRVARLFWPSRRLCGDDSRTGVEVPGTGLQDDGCIHERAGEAGLDPATVTPEVLLRMPPPPPLPGQPESGDDDAENLSSGSGSRRRPREELRLADRILKVLLQDGPGFSARKALDEMNLKVTNELVRQVMFKFVVSVDSVNRERYPRLAYKFFVWAGQQDGYRHNTSMYNLVMKVFAECGEVKAMWRLLEEMTEIGLPVSARTFHILICTCGQAGLRRRLVERFIKSSSFNYRPFRSSFNAILHTLLTIKQYSLIEWVHQKMVTEGHTPDVLTYNVVMRAKYLLGKLDQFHRLLDEMGKNGLTPDLHTYNLLLHVLGKGDKPLAALNLLNYMSDVGCVPSVLHFTNLIDGLSRAGNLEACRYFFDEMVKKGCEPDAVCYTVMITGYVAAAEFEEAQKLFDDMLVRGKLPNVYTYNSMIRGLCIVVL, encoded by the exons ATGATACGGGGCGCTCGCGCACCTCCCCTCCGAGTAGCTCGGCTGTTCTGGCCTTCCCGCCGCCTATGCGGCGACGATTCAAGAACCGGTGTCGAGGTGCCCGGCACTGGGCTGCAGGATGATGGCTGCATTCATGAGAGAGCGGGCGAGGCGGGCCTAGATCCGGCGACCGTTACGCCCGAAGTGCTCCTCCGAatgccgccgcccccgcccctgCCCGGCCAGCCGGAGAGCGGCGACGATGACGCCGAAAATTTGTCCTCTGGTTCCGGTTCCAGGCGGAGGCCCCGTGAGGAATTGAGGCTGGCAGATAGGATTCTCAAGGTCCTGCTGCAGGATGGCCCGGGGTTCAGCGCCCGCAAGGCGCTCGACGAAATGAACCTGAAGGTGACCAACGAGCTGGTCAGACAGGTGATGTTCAAGTTTGTTGTGTCTGTTGATAGTGTCAACCGCGAGAGGTACCCGAGGCTGGCATACAAGTTCTTCGTGTGGGCAGGGCAGCAGGATGGGTACCGCCATAACACGAGCATGTACAACCTCGTTATGAAGGTCTTTGCCGAGTGCGGGGAGGTTAAGGCGATGTGGCGGCTGCTTGAGGAGATGACGGAGATTGGGCTGCCTGTCTCTGCTCGTACATTCCACATTTTGATATGCACATGTGGGCAGGCTGGGTTGAGGCGGAGGCTGGTGGAAAGGTTCATCAAGTCAAGTAGTTTCAACTACCGCCCGttcaggagttcgttcaatgCGATATTGCACACGCTCCTGACAATAAAACAGTACTCTTTGATCGAATGGGTTCACCAGAAAATGGTAACAGAGGGCCACACTCCTGATGTATTGACATACAACGTGGTCATGCGTGCAAAGTATTTGCTCGGAAAATTGGATCAGTTCCATAGATTGCTTGATGAGATGGGAAAGAACGGGCTTACACCTGACCTTCATACTTACAATCTCTTGCTTCATGTGCTTGGTAAAGGAGACAAACCGCTTGCAGCTCTCAATTTACTCAACTATATGAGTGATGTTGGTTGTGTGCCGAGTGTGCTCCATTTCACAAACTTGATAGATGGTCTTAGCCGTGCTGGTAACCTAGAAGCTTGCAGGTATTTCTTTGACGAGATGGTGAAGAAAGGGTGTGAACCGGATGCTGTCTGCTACACTGTTATGATTACAGGCTATGTGGCAGCCGcagaatttgaggaagcccaGAAGTTGTTTGATGATATGTTGGTGAGAGGGAAGCTTCCGAATGTGTACACATACAATTCAATGATACGCGGGCTTTGCATAGTAG TACTTTAG
- the LOC109747695 gene encoding uncharacterized protein isoform X2: protein MDAPAMLTRKHVPENIAEEGGHQQMHRDEKQHKPVLKKVKDKVKKIKNSIAGHGHGNGNGHDHDHEQDTGGSNSTEEDEEDAAMREAEVEKGGYQQDVEDKPIFADSSPELHGPPMYDSERIPAAAKEVKHNDAPGARLGDIGGPAAAHEVKRDDAAGVRVGDFGGPAAAHEVRRDDAAGERLGDFGGPASAKEVQRDDTQGVRLGDLGGPVVEDPAAPNSRTPMPRGGEDIGATDVVRDFEAMTVSDDPKQVDVSKEYEAMPVSDGTGEEWNDAPTDAEYTGSYTDRLKNTAAGTTEYGKKLASTVYEKVAGVGTVVASKAQQVTPGFGAGGNAQDESSATAAPESMTAGAGKRDLDLPQEGTPASFTGTEELKNAATDAAGAEGLKNAATDATTEGAPGATYTDKIMSAAAGTTEYGKKLASTVYEKVAGVGTAVASKAQQVTQSAGTAIPGVGAQDGATTSATATPGVGAQDGATTRATATPGAGGPGNGQDKGVTGVTAYIAEKLRPGEEERSLSEAITGAVQQRKEGVGSTVAKAREVPAQAVTRARGAVTSLTGGNRVSETVQPTTEGNIGEGVAAEGPVLHGEAPRTNTNVM from the exons ATGGACGCGCCGGCCATGCTCACGCGCAAGCACGTCCCCGAGAACATCGCCG AGGAGGGCGGGCATCAACAGATGCACCGGGACGAGAAGCAGCACAAGCCGGTGCTCAAGAAGGTCAAGGACAAGGTGAAGAAGATCAAGAACTCCATCGCCGGCCACGGCCACGGCAACGGCAACGGCCACGATCACGATCACGAGCAGGACACCGGTGGCAGCAACAGCActgaggaggacgaggaggatgCGGCGATGAGGGAAGCCGAGGTGGAGAAGGGCGGCtaccagcaagacgtcgaggacAAGCCCATTTTCGCGGACTCCAGCCCCGAGCTGCACGGCCCACCCA TGTACGACTCGGAGAGGATCCCggcggcggccaaggaggtgaAGCACAACGACGCTCCGGGGGCGCGGCTTGGTGACATTGGCGGCCCGGCAGCGGCGCATGAGGTGAAGCGCGACGACGCCGCGGGGGTGCGGGTCGGCGACTTCGGCGGCCCGGCAGCGGCGCATGAGGTGAGACGCGACGACGCCGCGGGGGAGCGGCTCGGCGACTTCGGCGGCCCGGCGTCGGCGAAGGAGGTGCAGCGCGACGACACCCAGGGGGTGCGGCTCGGCGATCTCGGCGGCCCCGTCGTCGAGGACCCGGCCGCGCCGAACTCGAGGACGCCCATGCCGCGAGGTGGCGAGGACATCGGCGCCACGGACGTCGTCCGTGACTTCGAGGCGATGACTGTGTCGGACGACCCCAAGCAAGTCGACGTGAGCAAAGAGTATGAGGCAATGCCGGTGTCGGACGGCACCGGGGAGGAATGGAACGACGCACCCACGGACGCCGAGTACACCGGGAGCTACACGGACAGGCTCAAGAATACGGCGGCTGGCACGACAGAGTACGGCAAGAAGCTGGCGAGCACGGTGTATGAGAAGGTCGCCGGCGTCGGCACGGTCGTGGCGAGCAAGGCGCAGCAGGTCACCCCCGGCTTCGGCGCTGGCGGGAACGCGCAGGACGAGTCCAGCGCAACTGCCGCCCCTGAATCGATGACCGCAGGTGCCGGGAAGAGGGACCTCGACTTGCCGCAAGAGGGAACGCCGGCGTCGTTCACCGGCACGGAGGAACTGAAGAACGCGGCCACGGACGCGGCGGGCGCGGAGGGGCTGAAGAACGCGGCCACGGACGCGACGACGGAGGGCGCGCCTGGCGCGACGTACACCGACAAGATCATGTCCGCGGCGGCGGGCACCACGGAGTACGGCAAGAAGCTGGCTAGCACGGTGTACGAGAAGGTCGCCGGCGTGGGCACGGCCGTGGCGAGCAAGGCGCAGCAGGTGACACAATCGGCCGGCACCGCTATTCCTGGCGTCGGCGCGCAGGACGGCGCCACCACCAGTGCCACGGCCACCCCAGGCGTCGGTGCGCAGGACGGCGCCACCACAAGGGCGACGGCCACCCCTGGCGCGGGTGGACCGGGGAACGGGCAGGACAAGGGGGTGACCGGCGTGACAGCCTACATCGCCGAGAAGCTGCGCCCGGGCGAGGAGGAGCGCTCCCTGAGCGAGGCCATCACCGGCGCCGTGCAGCAGCGCAAGGAGGGGGTCGGGAGCACGGTGGCCAAGGCGCGAGAGGTGCCGGCACAGGCGGTGACCAGGGCGCGCGGCGCTGTCACGTCGCTCACTGGCGGGAACCGCGTCTCGGAGACCGTGCAGCCCACCACAG AGGGAAACATCGGGGAGGGCGTCGCGGCGGAGGGGCCGGTGCTTCACGGCGAGGCTCCGAGGACCAACACGAATGTGATGTGA
- the LOC109747695 gene encoding uncharacterized protein isoform X1, translated as MDAPAMLTRKHVPENIAAEEGGHQQMHRDEKQHKPVLKKVKDKVKKIKNSIAGHGHGNGNGHDHDHEQDTGGSNSTEEDEEDAAMREAEVEKGGYQQDVEDKPIFADSSPELHGPPMYDSERIPAAAKEVKHNDAPGARLGDIGGPAAAHEVKRDDAAGVRVGDFGGPAAAHEVRRDDAAGERLGDFGGPASAKEVQRDDTQGVRLGDLGGPVVEDPAAPNSRTPMPRGGEDIGATDVVRDFEAMTVSDDPKQVDVSKEYEAMPVSDGTGEEWNDAPTDAEYTGSYTDRLKNTAAGTTEYGKKLASTVYEKVAGVGTVVASKAQQVTPGFGAGGNAQDESSATAAPESMTAGAGKRDLDLPQEGTPASFTGTEELKNAATDAAGAEGLKNAATDATTEGAPGATYTDKIMSAAAGTTEYGKKLASTVYEKVAGVGTAVASKAQQVTQSAGTAIPGVGAQDGATTSATATPGVGAQDGATTRATATPGAGGPGNGQDKGVTGVTAYIAEKLRPGEEERSLSEAITGAVQQRKEGVGSTVAKAREVPAQAVTRARGAVTSLTGGNRVSETVQPTTEGNIGEGVAAEGPVLHGEAPRTNTNVM; from the exons ATGGACGCGCCGGCCATGCTCACGCGCAAGCACGTCCCCGAGAACATCGCCG CAGAGGAGGGCGGGCATCAACAGATGCACCGGGACGAGAAGCAGCACAAGCCGGTGCTCAAGAAGGTCAAGGACAAGGTGAAGAAGATCAAGAACTCCATCGCCGGCCACGGCCACGGCAACGGCAACGGCCACGATCACGATCACGAGCAGGACACCGGTGGCAGCAACAGCActgaggaggacgaggaggatgCGGCGATGAGGGAAGCCGAGGTGGAGAAGGGCGGCtaccagcaagacgtcgaggacAAGCCCATTTTCGCGGACTCCAGCCCCGAGCTGCACGGCCCACCCA TGTACGACTCGGAGAGGATCCCggcggcggccaaggaggtgaAGCACAACGACGCTCCGGGGGCGCGGCTTGGTGACATTGGCGGCCCGGCAGCGGCGCATGAGGTGAAGCGCGACGACGCCGCGGGGGTGCGGGTCGGCGACTTCGGCGGCCCGGCAGCGGCGCATGAGGTGAGACGCGACGACGCCGCGGGGGAGCGGCTCGGCGACTTCGGCGGCCCGGCGTCGGCGAAGGAGGTGCAGCGCGACGACACCCAGGGGGTGCGGCTCGGCGATCTCGGCGGCCCCGTCGTCGAGGACCCGGCCGCGCCGAACTCGAGGACGCCCATGCCGCGAGGTGGCGAGGACATCGGCGCCACGGACGTCGTCCGTGACTTCGAGGCGATGACTGTGTCGGACGACCCCAAGCAAGTCGACGTGAGCAAAGAGTATGAGGCAATGCCGGTGTCGGACGGCACCGGGGAGGAATGGAACGACGCACCCACGGACGCCGAGTACACCGGGAGCTACACGGACAGGCTCAAGAATACGGCGGCTGGCACGACAGAGTACGGCAAGAAGCTGGCGAGCACGGTGTATGAGAAGGTCGCCGGCGTCGGCACGGTCGTGGCGAGCAAGGCGCAGCAGGTCACCCCCGGCTTCGGCGCTGGCGGGAACGCGCAGGACGAGTCCAGCGCAACTGCCGCCCCTGAATCGATGACCGCAGGTGCCGGGAAGAGGGACCTCGACTTGCCGCAAGAGGGAACGCCGGCGTCGTTCACCGGCACGGAGGAACTGAAGAACGCGGCCACGGACGCGGCGGGCGCGGAGGGGCTGAAGAACGCGGCCACGGACGCGACGACGGAGGGCGCGCCTGGCGCGACGTACACCGACAAGATCATGTCCGCGGCGGCGGGCACCACGGAGTACGGCAAGAAGCTGGCTAGCACGGTGTACGAGAAGGTCGCCGGCGTGGGCACGGCCGTGGCGAGCAAGGCGCAGCAGGTGACACAATCGGCCGGCACCGCTATTCCTGGCGTCGGCGCGCAGGACGGCGCCACCACCAGTGCCACGGCCACCCCAGGCGTCGGTGCGCAGGACGGCGCCACCACAAGGGCGACGGCCACCCCTGGCGCGGGTGGACCGGGGAACGGGCAGGACAAGGGGGTGACCGGCGTGACAGCCTACATCGCCGAGAAGCTGCGCCCGGGCGAGGAGGAGCGCTCCCTGAGCGAGGCCATCACCGGCGCCGTGCAGCAGCGCAAGGAGGGGGTCGGGAGCACGGTGGCCAAGGCGCGAGAGGTGCCGGCACAGGCGGTGACCAGGGCGCGCGGCGCTGTCACGTCGCTCACTGGCGGGAACCGCGTCTCGGAGACCGTGCAGCCCACCACAG AGGGAAACATCGGGGAGGGCGTCGCGGCGGAGGGGCCGGTGCTTCACGGCGAGGCTCCGAGGACCAACACGAATGTGATGTGA